The Flavobacteriales bacterium genome contains the following window.
ATCCTGCTCGTGCAATCGGAAAGTGCCCTCCACTCGCGCTTCCTTGGGGCTGTGCTTGCTCGGGCGGCCGCTGCTCCGGCGCACCAGCCGATAGGTGCTCAAACGCGCTTCGGTAACGAAGGGGCCCAAAGCCGAGAGCGCCACCGCCTTCAGCACCGAGCTCTTGCCCGAACCGTTGTCGCCCAGCAAGAGGTTCACGTTCTGCTGCCGGGGCTTGGGCAAGCCCATCTGCTTCCAATCGGCACCCGGGTGCACGAATGAAAGCTCCGTGTCACGGAAGGTGCGAAGGTTCCGTATGCGCAGGTGCTTGATGTACATGTAAAGCCTCTTGTTCGCGAAAGGTAGGTGCCGGACGGCCTTCGGCCCGGGTATGCGCGCGGCCCCCGTTCATCGGTTCGCGCTCTTGGATCCGGGTACACGCATGCACTCCTTGCCGGCCTCCAAGTCCGGACCCAGGCCCCACCCTTCCAATTCCACGCCGCCGGTCGTCTTCGTATGCCCGAAGGAGATTTCCACCGTTAACAGGGCCAGCTTCAGCAGTGGCCCGGTGCTCCCAACCCCTCTCGAATGCTGCGCAACCGCGCAGCGCTGAAGAAGGGGTTGTGGTAGGGGCCCCATCGTTCGACCGTACCGCTGTCATCGGCACGATCGGGTGGCAACGGAATTATGGCGCCACAGGCGCGCCACCGATGGACACTCGGTGAAGCTGCCTGGGTACAGAAGTGCGCATCCGCGAGGTGCAGGGAGTCGAACCAACCCTTGCGCTGCACGGAGCGCATTGTTCAGCTCGTCCTACCTTCCCGCATGCGTCTCGAACTCATCACCTTGATCGTTGCCGAGTACGACCCCGCCATTGCCTTCTTCGTGGACGTCCTGGGCTTTACCCTGGTGGAAGACTCGCCAGCGACCACCAATGACGGCCGCGCCAAACGATGGGTGGTGGTGCGCCCACCGAAGGCCACCACCGGTCTGCTGTTGGCCCGCGCCGATGGACCAGTACAAGAGAAGGCGGTAGGCGACCAGACCGCAGGCCGTGTCGGCTTCTTCCTCCGGGTAGCCGACTTCGAGCGCACATACGCCCGCATGCGCGCCGCGAACGTGCTCTTCCTCACCGAGCCCCGCAACGAGCCCTACGGGCGCGTGGTCGTGTTCCGCGATATCGCAGGCAACAAGTGGGACCTGCTTGGCCCGGGATAGAAGGGGCCTTGTGGGTTGCGTGCGCGAGGCATTAAGCCATGGTGGGTTACCGGTTGCTCTGGCGCCACAGGCGCGCGACCGATGGACACTCGGCGAAGCCGAGCGTCAACCCAAGTGCGCACACGCGAGGTGGTGCAGGGGGTTTTGCCGTGGCGCGCGGTGCGTTCGTCGCGGTTGCTGGTGATCACATGGCCACCGGCGCGCAAAGGGGCGTAGCTCACCGTACACATTTCAGCCGGTCGCGAATGGTACTGGGTGCCACGCCGAAATTCGGGTCGAGTACAATGTCCGCATGTTGTTGTGCGATGCCGATGCGCAACAAGGCCATGTGGTGGATCGCATGATCGAATGCATAGGCCAGTTCGCGGAACAACGAAGTGGCCATACGCTCGCGCGAAGAGCCATCGTAGCTGTGGTCCGCGATCAGGGTCAAACGCGCGTCGGCATCGAGGCCTTCGGCCCAAGCGCGCAGCGCACCCAACTTGGCCAACGTGGCACTGCGCTCGTTCTCCAGCGACTTGTCACGCTTCCGGGCATCGTAGTCCACGGTTCCGTTTTGGGCTTCCATCAAGCAGATGTAGAACTCCAGGATGTGCCGCATGTGCTGGCCAATGCTGGCATTGCTGAGAACGGGCACCGGCGCTGTGTAATCGCCCTGTTCCAGCCGAGCTACCAGACCGTGCAGCTCATCGAATTGCAGCTGTGCGTGCGCGATCAGCGGGTGGGCCGTCCGGTGGTGCCGGGCTTTGGGAATGCCCGCGCCCGACACCACCTCTTTCACCGGGACGGTTGCTGCGAAGTTGTTCATTGTTCGTGGGTGCATTCGGCCTTCACCGTCACATCAACGGACTGGGCGATGTTGGTGCTCGGCTTTCCCTTCACGAAGGATATGCCGTAGTCACCGAGTACGATCGGGAACTTGCTCTCGATACCCACCTTGCCACCGGTCACGGTCACGCTTCCTTTGGCCGTCACAGGATTCGTCTTGTCCTTGATCGTCATCTGGCCTTTCACATCCGCGGTGTAGGTGCCGTCCTTCGTGAAGTCGATGTCGCTGAGGTTGGTGATGGTGCCGGTGAACTTGGCCTTGGGGAAGGTCTGCGTATCCAGGAACTTGTCGCTGTTGAAGTGCTTTTGCATCAACGCCTTCTCGAACTCGAAGCCCTGCATGGGGATGCTGAACACAACTTCACCGGATGCGGGTTCAATGGTGCTGGTACCGGTGTAGTTGTTGGCTGTGATGTCCTCCACGGCGGTATGTGAAAAGAAGGTCACGTGAACGGCACGGCTTACGAACTTGCCACTGGGCAAGGAGGTGAACGCCAACATTGCGGGTAACGCGGCGAGAAGAAGGAGCTTTTTCATGGGTCTTGTGTTCAGGTTTCGTTGGAATGAAGGCGCTCGGTTGAGGCCGTTGGTATGTTCAGGGAACGAGGCTGCACTTCTCCAGCACAGCATGTTCGTACAGATCGAGGTCCGCATCGAACGAAGCGCCCGCGCGGATCACGCCTTTGATCGTGACGATGTCTTCGGTCTTCAGTCCATCAGCCTGCGTGTTGGTCTCGGCGGTGAACGAGCAGCGCACACCGGCCTCCGCACCTTCGGCCTTGAGCAATACGACCGTCTGCCCCTTCAGATCCGTCTCTTTGCTGCTCACCGTACCACTCACCGCCAGCACCTTGCTCTCGCCTTCAGTGTCGAGGTACTTGGCGTTCGCCGCAGTGCCGTCCTTGAGGAACTCGTCCACCAACGCTTGGGCATCGATCTCCCCATCGGCTTTCGTGGCCACCACATCGCGGTGCGGCATGTTGAACAGGTAGAAGCCGTATCCACCACCTGTCACTCCGATGATGGCGGCGATGATGAGCCCCTTGCGGAGCCAGCTGCGTTTGAAGCGTGAAACGTTCGTCATCCGTTCTGGGCCAAGGCCTATCAGTGCCTTGCTGAACGGATGGTCGTAGGTTATTCCTGAACCTGACGATCGAACGGATCGCTTCCGCTCAAGAACGACTGGAAACGCCGACCGCGGCTCATGCACTGAGCTTGCAGTATGGCCTGAACGAGACCATCACACATGTGGGTGGATCGACTTCAGAACCCTTTCCTCCAAAGTCGCGCTGTCAGGCATCGTCGTACCCACATCACGGTTCTCCATCAAATGTTCAATGGTGGCGTTCTGCTTTTGGAACGCCCGGCAACCGTCGCACACGCGCAGGTGCATCCACAGCTGCATGCGGTCCACGGTGCCCAAGGGGGCCATGGTCCGCCGTTCCATAAGCTGGGTCGCTTTCCGGCAGGAGAGCATCAAGGTGTTCATCAGGCTCATGGTGGTGCGATTATCGGTGTGCGGCCAGCTGCTTGGTGATGCAATCGCGCAACTTCAGTTTCGCGCGGTGGAGTTGCTGCCAGTAATTCGTCGGTGTAATGCCCAGCTCCTGACAGATCACTGTGGCCTCGCGGTCGTGCAGGTATTTCATCTCCACAGCGGCGCGCCAATGTGCGGGCAGGTGTTGGAGACATGTCGCGAGGTGGCTCTGAAGGGCTTCGTCCTCTTTTGCTTCATCCAGTTCCCAGTCGCTGGGCCGGTTCGCTTCCGTCCATCGGCCATTCTCGTCGAAGCGGTCATCATCCGTTTCGGGTGCGCCATGCAACACGGGGTCGCGATAGGCCTGGCGGTAGTGGTCGGCCAATTTGTTCTTCAGGATGGAGAAGAGCCAGGTGCGCGGGCTGCTTTGTTGCGCGAATCGGTCACGTGCGGTCCAGGCAGCCATGAAGGTGGTCTGCACCAGATCTTCGGCGATCAACGGATCATTCAGCCGCTTCGCTGCAAAGCGAAGCAGTTCCTTCGTGTGCGTGCGCACCAGGTGGGCGAAGGCAGCGGTCCCGGTTTCTAGGTTTGGCGCTGGCAGCGCAGTGGATCCCACTTCCTCCATGTGCCCAAGGTAGGCGGCATCAGCGCTGCGCGAACTGCCGCTGGCGGATGAAATAGGCCTTCCAACTGAACGCGATCATGTACACGATCGCCACGAAGAAAAGCGCCACGGCGGTCAGCATGGCGCCTTCCTCCATCGCCGAATTGATCCAACCGGTGCCCACCAACAGTACGGTAACCACCAGCACCGCGAGGCTCACATACATGAAGATGCTGGCGATGCTCAGGCGCTTGATCTGCCCCAGCTTCGCTGTCACGATGTTGCGATCGTGGACCGGGTCCTTGATCGTGTTGTTCAGTTCATCGGTAAGGCCCAGCACCATGCGCGAAGTGCTGTTGAGGATCACTGCGAGGGAAGGGATCATCGACAGCGGCAGTGTCCAACTCTCCATGCGATCAGTTCTGCTTGGACTTATGATGCTCGCACATCGGGTCACATTCATGCCCCTTTTCGCCATGTGCGAACATGTGCTGCCCGTTCATGCACGCTTCCGAGCAAACGTGATCGACCAGCTCGGGTTCTTTAACGCTCGCACCATCCATGCACGAGGCGTCGCACACATGGCCCTTCTCACCATGCGCATACATGTGTTCACCGCTCGCGCATGCTGCTGTGCAGTTGTGTTCGGCAAGTTCACCGGAGCCAGCGGCGGCGGCGGCCCCTGTTTCCGAACCGGATGGGGCGCTGCAATTGCCACCTGCGCAGCAACTGGTCAGGAGGGCGGTGACCGCCACGAAAAGCAAGGTCTTCATTGGTTTGTGTGTTGTTGTTGAATGGTTCGCGCGTCCTCCTTCACGATCAAGGCCACCACGATGCCGAAGACAACGTGGCCGAGGATGCTGCCGATGGCCATCAGCATCATGCTGCCTTCCATGGGCGGCATGCCGCCCAACAATGCGCCCATAAGGCCGATCACCACCTGGGCGAACACAAAAGCGGCCAGGCCGAAGAGCGCCCCTTTTACGACCGCGCCGTTCGCCTTGCGCACCACCTTCCGGAAGAACAGGGCATAGGCCAGGGCGAACACCACTCCGATCATGAAGTGCATGGCCCAGCCCAGGGCAAGGGGAACCCCCAGCATCATGGACAGCATCGCCGCCGGGTCCATCTTCGGCAGGCCCATGAAGGGGGCCACCAGCATCACAAGGGTCATCGCTGCCGTGGCCAGAAGGCCGGCCATGGCCGCTTTAACGTGTGTAGGGTCCATGTGTGTTCGGTTCAGTGAACGGGCAGCTATAGGCGGGCCGTGTACCGTTCGTCGCTTCCGCTACTGGAACCTGACAACCAGGCCCAACTTTGTGTCAGGGAAGCTCCTTCCCGACGACGAACGGAACAGTGATCGGGCCCATGCCACTCCGCACAACGCTTCTACTTGCCGCCATCTGCCTGCTCACGGTGCAACCGGTGCAGGCACAAGAACACCCGTACATCGCGGCGTACTCGCTTACGGTGTTCGATGGTGGCATCCGGTTGGATTGGACGATCCTTGGTGGAAGCACGTGCGATGGTCAGGAAGTGGAGCGTTCCACCGATGGTGTGGTGTTCGCACCCGTTCACCGCATCGACGGCATCTGTGGCGACCCGCTCATTGCCCGCAGTTATGCCTGGGTTGACCAGGAGCCGCCAGAGTTCAGCACCGTGCACTACCGCGTCAAGCTGGGCTTCGATGGCTACACGTCCATCAAGGCCGTGGTCTTCGATCAACTCACCACCAGCGATCAGCGCTTCTTTCCGTCGCCCATGACCGGTGAGGCGACGCTGGTGGTGAACGTACGTTCACTGGCCACGATCGATTTGCGCATCTGGAGCAGCAGCGGCCAGCTGGTCTTCGAGCGCGTCGGCGCAACCGGCCCGGCCGTACCCATCTCCATGGCCGAAGCTCCTGCCGGGGTATATGTCTACCAGGCCGCAAGTGATGGGCGCTTGTTCGTGGGGCGGTTCGTGAAGTATTAGGATCCAACTCACGGACACTTCTTGGCCGCACCAAGATGCTCGACCACAGGCAGGAGATCACAAACCGGTCCGTACATGTTCGGCAACCGTTAGGAAAACCAGGCGCTCTTGCAGCGTGACGAAGCGTAGGCCACCGGCGAGCATGGTGGCGGGTGGCTTGCGGCCGACCTTCCGTTCGGTATCTGTCCTTCCACCGCCCAATAGCTCAGGGTGCTAACTCGAGCTCACCCAAGCACCTTCTCGCTCCACCGCCCTCCCCAACGCCTCCAAGGTCTCCAGCAACCGTGTGACTTCCTCCAGCCGCTTCTTCGTCCTCTTCCCTTCGAAGTGTCCTGCGATGGTGCTCACATCCGCCGGTGCGGCGAGCGTGCCGAGCACCGCGCTCAAGGCCGCGCCAAACGATGGGTGGTGGTGCGCCCACCGAAGGCCACCACCGGTCTGCTGTTGGCCCGCGCCGATGGACCAGTACAAGAGAAGGCGGTAGGCGACCAGACCGCAGGCCGTGTCGGCTTCTTCCTCCGGGTGGCCGACTTCGAGCGCACATACGCCCGCATGCGCGCCGCGAACGTGCACTTCCTCACCGAGCCCCGCGATGAGCCCTACGGGCGCGTGGTCGTGTTCCGCGATATCGCAGGCAACAAGTGGGACTTGCTTGGCCCGGGATAGAAGGGGCCTTGTGGGTTGCGTGCGCGAGGCATGCAGCCATGGTGGGTTACCGGTTGCTCTGGCGCCACAGGCGCGCGACCGATGGACACTCGGCAAAGCCGAGCGTCAACACCAGTGCGCACACGCGAGGTGGTGCAGGGTCGGGAGCAGTGCGCTAGGAAAGCACTAGAGGTACTGTTGCAATAAACCCGGCACCTCGTCCGGTTTCATTGCCATTCTGAAGCTCCACACCCCGTAGTCCTTGGTGGCGTTCACGGCATGGCACCAGCGCAAAGCCGCGGCCTGCTTCTTCTCCTTCAATTCATCATAACCCTTCGTCTCCAGGATAAGATGGCGTTCTCCTTCACCTTTCAATCGAACGATGAAGTCCGGCACATACTCGTGCTGTTCCCCATTGTGGATATAAGGTATTCCCAGCCCTAGCCCAGCGTTTTTCACCCAAGCGTCAACGACGTTGTGGCGGTCCAGGAAGTACGCCGCGTTTTGCTCCCATCGCTTGGTGTCGGCCACCACATAGTTCACATGGCTGCGCATGGTCTCACGCGTTTCACGTGCGGTCCAGAAGTCCACATCGCTGGTGCTGCCCGCACCGCGCGAACGCTCGATGAGCGGCAGTTCTACCGGTACGCCCGCCTGTTCATCACCACGGATGTTCTCCACCAACGTCTCTACCAACCAACCATAGTAGGGCGACATGAACAAGTCCTTAATGTCCGCTGGTGCAGCCACCTCAACGAATTCGTTCACGTAGCGCTCGACAACGCGCGTTACCTGTGGGAAAAGGGACTGCGCGGTCAACCGACCAACGCTCTGCTGCACGTACTCCTTAGTGATCTGCCCGGCCACCTGGAAAACCAACTGTTGCAATCGATGGCCTGAACGGAATTCGCGCAACGTGATTTCTTGCGTCTTACCCGGGCCCATAAGGGAGGGTCGGCCGTTGTTGGAGGGGATGGAGGCCTTGGCAGTTACTTCCGGAGGGATCTTGTGTGGCTCCAACCTCAGGGGCGGCACATTCGTCCAGTCAACCTTGATGCGATCGCGTATCTCGTTCACATAGCCCTCCACACGCGGAAACTTGATAGCCAATGCTCTGCGTTCCGGCAGGGCACGCACGTGCTTCTTCTTCTGAATTTCTTTCGATGGACCTGCACCGCTCGCTTTGAACGGTACTACTTGGAACGGCACACCGAAGATCTCCGCAACTTCTTCCGTGAGTTTTCCGTCCTCCCCGATATCGTAGTTGGCACGGCGAAGACCACGACCAACGACCTGCTCGCAGAGTAGCTGGCTTTGGAAGGGACGCAGGCCGATGATGTGCGTGACCGTATTGCAGTCCCAGCCTTCCGTGAGCATGCCCACGCTCACGATGCAACGCACATCGCGACCGGGCGGGTGCATAGGCCGGTCCATCTTCTTGGCCAACTCCTCGAAACCTTCGGGTAGGATGTCACGCCCCTGGCGGTCGCGCGGCCATTCCATTCGACCAACAGTGTCCAAGGTGAAACGCATCCAACGTACTTCATCGCTCTTAGATGCGCCGCCATCACTATCGTCCACCACCTTGCTGTGGACTACGATGGTGTTCTGTACTGTTGCAGAGTTCTTGAATTCGGGCAGACCGGACGGTGGAATACCATGTGGCCGCACGTCGTTTGCCAGCCACTCGAATATGACATTGGCCAAAGCGGTGTTCTTGCAAACGAGGATAAACACTGGCGGCCGTGGTTCCTGACCGGTCGCCTTCCACTCTTCCCAGATCTTGTGCCAACGACCACCCAACATGCCTATGGGCGTGTTGCTCCACTTCAGTATGGCTTCGGGTTTTGGAGCTGCGTGCTTACCCCCTCGTTCGCTTGCTGTGAGACGGCCTGGCTGCAGGATCCATTGCCAGATGTTGAAGTAGCCCGGCACCTCTTGGCCGCTGGTGTCCTGCACTGCGAGTTGTGGGATCTTCACCAAGCCGCTTTCGATGGCATCGATCAAACCGAAGTCACTCACCACCCATTGGAAGGGGCGGTTGGCATCTTGGCCTACGCGGTTCAGATAGTACGGCGTTGCGCTGAGGTCGATGCAGGCATTGATGCCACGCAGCTTGTGGATGCGGTCCAGGCCTTCCACCCAAATAGTCGCCTCCTTCTTGCTCTCCTTCCATTCCTCCTCCTCATCGGGGTCCTCGAACTCCAACCCTTCCTGTTCCTCCAACTTCGTCTTGATCCTGTACGCGTGGTGCGCTTCGTCGTTGAAGACAAGTATGTTCTGCTTACCACCCACCCCGCGCAATACACGGTTTACCAGTGCGGTGTCGCTTTCCACGTACTTCACGCTGCGAATCTTGAGCGTGGTGTCGATGTCCGCGTCGTAGCCGGGTGCTACTTCGATAACCTCCTGCGCGATCTGCTGATGCAGCGTTTCGCGCGTTAGCCAGCGCGTCCCACGTTTGGTATCGTTCTTCTCGCCGATGCGGATGGTCTCCGTGGTCTCCACGGCCACACCGGCTTTCACCACTTTGCCGCCATCACCGCCGGTCTGCGGCACCTGTGGCTGGAATTCGTGCCAGTTCTTGATCAGCACTTTGCCTTGGCACAGCTGCGCCATCAGGTGCGCAGGCACCAGGTCGCGCTTGCGATAGAGGCTTGCCTCGCCTTGCTCGGGGTCCAGTTCGCTCAGGCGGCTCCGGATGGTGACGTTGGGGCATACTACCAGCACTACATCGCTGAAGCGAGCATCGCCTTTGTCGTTCACCTTGTTCAGGATGCTCCATGCGCTGAGCATGCCCATCACCGTGGTCTTGCCACTGCCCGTAGCCATCTTACAGGCATAGCGCAGGAAGCCAGCATAGCCTTTGGCCTTTGCCTCCTCACCGGGTTCATCGCGCTTCACTTCGATGCCTTGGCGGAAGTCGGCCCGAGCCTCCGTAAGGAAGATA
Protein-coding sequences here:
- a CDS encoding VOC family protein, giving the protein MSCDGAHIRRCGERAEHRAQGRAKRWVVVRPPKATTGLLLARADGPVQEKAVGDQTAGRVGFFLRVADFERTYARMRAANVHFLTEPRDEPYGRVVVFRDIAGNKWDLLGPG
- a CDS encoding VOC family protein, encoding MRLELITLIVAEYDPAIAFFVDVLGFTLVEDSPATTNDGRAKRWVVVRPPKATTGLLLARADGPVQEKAVGDQTAGRVGFFLRVADFERTYARMRAANVLFLTEPRNEPYGRVVVFRDIAGNKWDLLGPG
- a CDS encoding DEAD/DEAH box helicase family protein; translated protein: MNNFEVETPILNGPYDEPKEHWWILEGQSADRRQGRRPASYWYRPQGRGEQEGGILIELRQVNIIRERIKNWREQNYPGVTRTTLDLLKYWTRVGRQQRLFFAQVEAAETIIFLTEARADFRQGIEVKRDEPGEEAKAKGYAGFLRYACKMATGSGKTTVMGMLSAWSILNKVNDKGDARFSDVVLVVCPNVTIRSRLSELDPEQGEASLYRKRDLVPAHLMAQLCQGKVLIKNWHEFQPQVPQTGGDGGKVVKAGVAVETTETIRIGEKNDTKRGTRWLTRETLHQQIAQEVIEVAPGYDADIDTTLKIRSVKYVESDTALVNRVLRGVGGKQNILVFNDEAHHAYRIKTKLEEQEGLEFEDPDEEEEWKESKKEATIWVEGLDRIHKLRGINACIDLSATPYYLNRVGQDANRPFQWVVSDFGLIDAIESGLVKIPQLAVQDTSGQEVPGYFNIWQWILQPGRLTASERGGKHAAPKPEAILKWSNTPIGMLGGRWHKIWEEWKATGQEPRPPVFILVCKNTALANVIFEWLANDVRPHGIPPSGLPEFKNSATVQNTIVVHSKVVDDSDGGASKSDEVRWMRFTLDTVGRMEWPRDRQGRDILPEGFEELAKKMDRPMHPPGRDVRCIVSVGMLTEGWDCNTVTHIIGLRPFQSQLLCEQVVGRGLRRANYDIGEDGKLTEEVAEIFGVPFQVVPFKASGAGPSKEIQKKKHVRALPERRALAIKFPRVEGYVNEIRDRIKVDWTNVPPLRLEPHKIPPEVTAKASIPSNNGRPSLMGPGKTQEITLREFRSGHRLQQLVFQVAGQITKEYVQQSVGRLTAQSLFPQVTRVVERYVNEFVEVAAPADIKDLFMSPYYGWLVETLVENIRGDEQAGVPVELPLIERSRGAGSTSDVDFWTARETRETMRSHVNYVVADTKRWEQNAAYFLDRHNVVDAWVKNAGLGLGIPYIHNGEQHEYVPDFIVRLKGEGERHLILETKGYDELKEKKQAAALRWCHAVNATKDYGVWSFRMAMKPDEVPGLLQQYL
- a CDS encoding sigma-70 family RNA polymerase sigma factor; the protein is MRTHTKELLRFAAKRLNDPLIAEDLVQTTFMAAWTARDRFAQQSSPRTWLFSILKNKLADHYRQAYRDPVLHGAPETDDDRFDENGRWTEANRPSDWELDEAKEDEALQSHLATCLQHLPAHWRAAVEMKYLHDREATVICQELGITPTNYWQQLHRAKLKLRDCITKQLAAHR
- a CDS encoding T9SS type A sorting domain-containing protein, which encodes MPLRTTLLLAAICLLTVQPVQAQEHPYIAAYSLTVFDGGIRLDWTILGGSTCDGQEVERSTDGVVFAPVHRIDGICGDPLIARSYAWVDQEPPEFSTVHYRVKLGFDGYTSIKAVVFDQLTTSDQRFFPSPMTGEATLVVNVRSLATIDLRIWSSSGQLVFERVGATGPAVPISMAEAPAGVYVYQAASDGRLFVGRFVKY
- a CDS encoding YceI family protein, whose protein sequence is MKKLLLLAALPAMLAFTSLPSGKFVSRAVHVTFFSHTAVEDITANNYTGTSTIEPASGEVVFSIPMQGFEFEKALMQKHFNSDKFLDTQTFPKAKFTGTITNLSDIDFTKDGTYTADVKGQMTIKDKTNPVTAKGSVTVTGGKVGIESKFPIVLGDYGISFVKGKPSTNIAQSVDVTVKAECTHEQ